AATGTCGTTTTCGATGCGGCTGAACCCGGCGTTGTCGCTGCTTTCGAGGCAGCTTTGGAACGCTTTCAAAGCGCCGGCGCTTCCGTTTCCCGCACCATCATTCCCGCCTTCAACGAAATCCTTGATCTCATGACGAGATATGGTCCGCTGGTGACGGCGGAGGCTTTCGCCCTTCACCAGGAACGTTTGGCGGGACCGGACGCAGAGCGTATGGACCATCGCGTCGTCATGCGCACCCGCTTGGGGAGCAGGACGACGGCGCCCGATTACATCGCGATCCTCGAAGCCCGCAGGCGCCTCATCGGGGGAGTCGACCGCCTCGTGGGGGACCGTATACTGGCCTTTCCCACCGTCGCGCATGTCGCTCCGCCGATCGCGCCGCTGGAAGAAAATGATGAACTCTTCTTCGCCACGAATAACAGGACGCTGCGCAATACCGCACTCGGCAATTTCCTCGATTGGTGCGGCGCCTCGATCCCCTGCGGTACGGGTGAATCAGGCATGCCGGTCGGTCTGCTGCTTTCGGCGACCGCCAGTCGCGACGAGGCGCTGCTGGGGGCCGCGCTTGCGGCGGAGGCGGTCGTCCGCGGCGATTTCGTCTGAAACTGGCAATTGAACCGCCCGGTGTTTATTGCCATTGATGGCGTGAGGAGATCCTGGAGGACGGCACGTGCAGGTTTTGCAGAACGGATGCTTTGCGGTTTCGACCTGGTCGCTCCATCGGCTGCTCGGCGCCGTTTATGGCTATAGCCCCGATTCCGGCAAGAGTGCGGCGCCGAAAGAGCCCTACGGCCCCGGCGGTGCGGCGCTGATCGACATGCCGGCGGCGCTCGCTGCGCGCGGCATCCACCGGCTGGAGGTCTGCTCCTTCCATCTGCCAAGCCTCGATGCCGCTTACCTAAGCGAACTCAGCGATGCGATGGTGTCGTCGAACGTGCTGTTCCAGACGCTGCTCGTCGAGGACGGCGATCCGAGCCATCCCGAAACGGCCGAACGCGATGTCAGATGGATGGCAGAGTGGATCGATATAGCGGCTGCACTCGGGGCGCAAAGGATGCGCGTCATCGCCGGCAAGCAGAAGCCGACGCAGGAAAACCTTGCCCGCGCCGCCCGACATCTTGGCTGGCTGGCCGAACAGGCGGAAGGCAGCAATGTGCGTGTCGTCGTCGAAAACTGGTTCGATCTGCTGCCGTCCCCCATCGAGATGAACTGGCTGCTGGACCGGCTGGACGGCAAGGTCGGACTCAACGGCGACCTCGGCAATTGGGCTCCGCCCGCCAAATATGAAGGCCTCGCCGATATCATGGGTCGGGCGGAAATCTGCCACGCCAAGGCCGATTACGGCGCTGCCGGCCTCGATGCAGACGATTACCGCAAATGCCTCGAGATGTGCGAGAGAGCCGGCTATGCCGGCCCTTTCACGCTGATCTACGACTCACCCTTCTTCGCCGACGAATGGGACGGCATCCTGCTGCAAAAGCAGTTCATCGAAGATTTCCTGCGCGAGGCGCTGGGGCTCAGGACGGCTTAGGCAGTTGATTATTCCTGACGCGGAAACCTCTGGCTTTCCTCCAGCACATTCAGATCCATGTGATTGCGCATGTAGCGCTCCGATGCTTTCTGCAGCGGCTGATAATCCCAGGGATAATAGGCACCGTTGCGAAGCGCTGCGTAAACCACCCAGCGGCGGGCCTGGCTTTCGCGCACGGCCGCGTCGAAATCGGATAGGTTCCAGCGCTGCCCGGCCTTTTCGACAAGCCGCGCCAAGGTGTCGGCATGCGCCGGATCGGCTGCCAGATTCTCGAGTTCTTGCGGGTCGGTCTCAAGATCGAACAGCATCGGCGGGTCCTTCTCGCACAGCGAGAGCTTGTAGCGTCCGTCCCTGAGGCAGACCAGCGGCGCTTCGGACCCTTCCGCGGCATATTCCATCGGCACGGGGCCGCGGCTGCCGGTGCCTTGAGCAAGCGCTGCGAGATCGCAGCCCTCGGTCCACGGCTTCAGCGAGGCGATATCGATCCCGACGAGGCCGGCGAGCGTCGGTGTCACATCGAGGGTGGAGACGGGCTGGTCGATGCGCTTCGGCTTCCAGCCCGGTGCCGCGATCATCAGCGGAACGCGAGCCGAACCTTCGAAGAAGTTCATCTTAAACCAGAGACCGCGATCGCCGAGCATGTCGCCATGGTCGGACACGAAGAGGATGATCGTATTGTCGGCCATGCGGCTACGTTCCAGCACGTCGAGAATTTCGCCGATCTTTTCATCGACATAGGAGATATTGGCGAGATAGCCGCGTCTTGCCCGCCTGACATGTTCGCCGCTGATGTCGAAAGCATGATGGTCGCAGGCTTTCATCAGACGCTGCGAATGCGGGTCCTGCCGCTCGAAGGCGATCGGCTCAACCGCCGGGTCGAGGGCGGGGCAGTCCTCATAGAGATCCCAGAATTTGCGGCGCGCGACATACGGGTCGTGCGGATGCGTAAAGCTGACGGTCAGGCACCAGGGGCGCTCGTCATGGCCGCGCGAGAGGTCGTACAGTTTCCGCGTGGCGTGATAGGCGACCTCGTCATCATATTCCATCTGGTTGGTGATTTCGGCCACGCCGGCGCCGGTGACCGAGCCGAGATTGTGGTACCACCAGTCGATGCGCTCGCCGGGCTTGGTGTAGTCAGGTGTCCAGCCGAAATCAGCCGGATAGATATCCGTCGTCAGGCGTTCTTCGAAGCCGTGAAGCTGGTCGGGGCCGACAAAATGCATCTTGCCCGAAAGCGCCGTCTGGTATCCAGCGGCGCGCAGATGATGGGCATAGGTCGGGATATCGGAGGCAAATTCGGCCGCGTTGTCGTAGACGCGCGTCCGACTCGGCAATTGCCCGGACATGAAGGAGGCCCGCGCCGGCGCGCAGAGCGGGCTTGCCGTATAGGTGTTGGCGAAACGCACCGAGCGCTCGGCGAGCGATTTGAGGTGGGGCGCGTGAAGAAAATCCGCGGGGCCATCGGGAAAGAAGGTCCCGTTCAACTGATCCACCATCAGGACGAGGATGTTCGGGCGCGCCATGTGAATTGCCTTTTGCTATTTGACGATTTTATTGAAGCGCCTATCATCTCAGCTGTAAAGACAGCTTTTTCTGATAACTGAGAAAAAGGATTTTTATGTCAGAACGACCGCCTGAGCTCGGATGGATGCGCCTCTTCCTGGAGGTGGCGCGGCTTGGGAGCCTTTCTGCGGCTGCAGCACATCTCGGGCTAACCCAGCCAGCCGTCAGCTATCAGATCCGCCGGCTGGAAGAGCAGTTCGGCGTCAGTCTGTTGCGCCGCCGGCAGCGGGGGGTCGAACTGACTGTCGAAGGCGAGCGGCTTCTTGAGGTGACGGCAAAAGCAGTCGGCGACATCGACGCACTCGCCCGCAGTTTCCGGGTCGAGGCCCAACGACCAGTCGTGAGGCTGAGGACCGATTATGCCTTCTCGGCACTTTGGCTGATCCCACGCATGGATGGCTTTCGCCGTCTGCACCCGGAAACGGATATGCAGATTGTCGCGACGCAGCGGCTTGCAGCCGGATTTCGCGACGAGGCAGATGTCGCGGTGGTTTTCGGTACGCGCGACGAATTCGGCGCCGTCGGCAGGCTTCTGCTGCCGGAGAGCATCGTGCCCGTTTGCACGCGCGGGTTCCTCGATCGCAACGGGCCTTTCGATGATCCGAGACAGCTTGCCAAGGCAAGGCTGATCCATCTCGACGCGCCGCTGCCATCGCCCTGGTTCGACTGGCGCACATATCTTGCCGAGTTCTCCGTTCCGCGCGATACCCATGCCGGCCGCGGCGATATCAGTTTCAATACCTATTCGCTGGTCATCCAGGCCGCTCTCACTGAGCAGGGTGTGGCGATCGGCTGGATGGGGCTCGTCGATACGCTTCTTTCGGCACACATGCTTGTCGAAGCCGGCCCGCCGCTCGAGGCGTCCGACCGCGGTTATTGGCTCGTGCCGCCTCGATCTCCAAATGTCCACAGCGAAAGGCTCAGCGCCTGGCTGTCGGATGAGGTGACGAGAAATGGTGAGTAGCGGTTGTATTTCTCCTGGGGAGAAGCCTTGTCATCGGCGATGGCGATCGACATTGTGGGATCGAATCCAAGAAGAAGGTGAATGCATGCGAATGATCGGATATGTCATCGGACTGCTTATGGTCCTGCTTGGGCTGATCTGGATCGGGCAGGGAAGCGGCTATTTTCCCTATCCGGCATCCAGTTTCATGATCGCCCAACCGATCTGGATGCTCTGGGGCGCCATTCTGGCGGCGGCGGGCATCGTTGTGGTCGTCATCATCTCGCGGCGGCGTCGCAGAGGATAAGTTGCTGCTGCCGTTTGGCGGCAATCCGGCCGTTGACGGCCTGTCGAAATGAGGAGAATGGCATGAGCGCAGCTGAAATCGATGGCTTTGCGGACCGGATCAGGAAGGACCAGAGCGGCATGATTTCCGCCTGGGTCGGCATTCCCGACGCCATGCTCGTCAACCATCTGGCGCAGGAAGCCTTCGATGCCGTCGTGCTGGATATGCAGCACGGCATGTGGGACATGCAGTCGGCGGCAAACGCCGTCGCTCAGACGCGTCTTGCCGGCAAGCCGGCCATCGCCCGCATTCCCGTCGGCGATTTTGCGTCTGCTTCGCGGTTGCTCGATGCCGGCGCCTCGGGGATCATCGCACCGATGATCAATTCGGCCGAGGATGCGCGCGCCCTGGTCCGGACGACGAAATATCCGCCCCTCGGCGAGCGCAGCTGGGGGCCGTCCTTGGCGCTGAACCATACCGGCCTGTCTGCCGACGCCTACCTCAAGAACGCCAACGAACTCACGGTCGCCATCGCCATGGTCGAGACTCGCGCCGCTCTCGACGCGATCGACGGCATCCTTGGCGTCAGCGGCATCGACGGCATTTTCGTCGGCCCCGCCGACCTTTCGATCGCGC
Above is a window of Rhizobium etli CFN 42 DNA encoding:
- a CDS encoding sugar phosphate isomerase/epimerase family protein; translated protein: MQVLQNGCFAVSTWSLHRLLGAVYGYSPDSGKSAAPKEPYGPGGAALIDMPAALAARGIHRLEVCSFHLPSLDAAYLSELSDAMVSSNVLFQTLLVEDGDPSHPETAERDVRWMAEWIDIAAALGAQRMRVIAGKQKPTQENLARAARHLGWLAEQAEGSNVRVVVENWFDLLPSPIEMNWLLDRLDGKVGLNGDLGNWAPPAKYEGLADIMGRAEICHAKADYGAAGLDADDYRKCLEMCERAGYAGPFTLIYDSPFFADEWDGILLQKQFIEDFLREALGLRTA
- the betC gene encoding choline-sulfatase encodes the protein MARPNILVLMVDQLNGTFFPDGPADFLHAPHLKSLAERSVRFANTYTASPLCAPARASFMSGQLPSRTRVYDNAAEFASDIPTYAHHLRAAGYQTALSGKMHFVGPDQLHGFEERLTTDIYPADFGWTPDYTKPGERIDWWYHNLGSVTGAGVAEITNQMEYDDEVAYHATRKLYDLSRGHDERPWCLTVSFTHPHDPYVARRKFWDLYEDCPALDPAVEPIAFERQDPHSQRLMKACDHHAFDISGEHVRRARRGYLANISYVDEKIGEILDVLERSRMADNTIILFVSDHGDMLGDRGLWFKMNFFEGSARVPLMIAAPGWKPKRIDQPVSTLDVTPTLAGLVGIDIASLKPWTEGCDLAALAQGTGSRGPVPMEYAAEGSEAPLVCLRDGRYKLSLCEKDPPMLFDLETDPQELENLAADPAHADTLARLVEKAGQRWNLSDFDAAVRESQARRWVVYAALRNGAYYPWDYQPLQKASERYMRNHMDLNVLEESQRFPRQE
- a CDS encoding choline sulfate utilization transcriptional regulator, whose product is MSERPPELGWMRLFLEVARLGSLSAAAAHLGLTQPAVSYQIRRLEEQFGVSLLRRRQRGVELTVEGERLLEVTAKAVGDIDALARSFRVEAQRPVVRLRTDYAFSALWLIPRMDGFRRLHPETDMQIVATQRLAAGFRDEADVAVVFGTRDEFGAVGRLLLPESIVPVCTRGFLDRNGPFDDPRQLAKARLIHLDAPLPSPWFDWRTYLAEFSVPRDTHAGRGDISFNTYSLVIQAALTEQGVAIGWMGLVDTLLSAHMLVEAGPPLEASDRGYWLVPPRSPNVHSERLSAWLSDEVTRNGE
- a CDS encoding HpcH/HpaI aldolase family protein is translated as MSAAEIDGFADRIRKDQSGMISAWVGIPDAMLVNHLAQEAFDAVVLDMQHGMWDMQSAANAVAQTRLAGKPAIARIPVGDFASASRLLDAGASGIIAPMINSAEDARALVRTTKYPPLGERSWGPSLALNHTGLSADAYLKNANELTVAIAMVETRAALDAIDGILGVSGIDGIFVGPADLSIALSNGDQVAPNAAEIDSAMQHAVSRCRAHGKFACAYAGDGERAGELLKFGFHLVIAGAETVQLRAGARRAINAARRIASGS